The genomic segment aaaaatagccATGAACTTACTTGGCAAAGGTTATTTAAACAAGTtactcatatttaataattttacaatagatAAAgacatgatttttatttattttataaaattgtttgtttaaacACTATgacataatgaaataataattccttcattattagtaaattgaacaaaaaaacacttaaatttaatattgtttataataacttCATAAGGATCAGATACATTATgagtattaacaaaaaaaacaccTACAAGTTTACTTGGCACTGGTAATTTAAACAAATCgcttaaacttaataattttacaacagataatttaataacttcatctctattatttttgtaaatattttttaccatgaTTATATCATCATTTTCTAAAgtaaaaaactgatttttaatattgcaaATAACGTAGTTGTTAGATCTAAGAGTAATTTGACGGTAAAatgttaattcaaaatttgaaagattttcatctattttaaaatactttaaaaaacatttatttattgtgataGTTTTCAATTCTTTACATTTAagtgctattattttatttcttatttcagACAGTGGATATTTACAACATTTCATTGACTTCTTTAGAGTTTGAAGGTAATTTTCGTACTTGAATGCACTGAAATTGTCCAATGGACCATATAATCTAACAAAAAAAGGTAGATGAATTAAACTGTGCACATTGTAGTTGATAAATTGAGGTccataaatagataaataacttTGAACAAATTCTCTTTACAATTTTGAGGccaaatcattatatttatcacAAGTTACATTTGAACACAAAATTCTGATAGATATGAATAGGAGGAGAAAATGATTATACTTTTCTTttgatatatttgattttaagacAATAACTCCTGTGTATAACAAAAATTCACGGAACTCTGTAGCCTTCCAGAACTCTATATCATCTAGCAATCTCGGCAAACGAGCAAACTCTGATGGAACCaattttctcaaattaaatagGGCTAAagaaatggaatttttttttcttctaaaattCTTACTGGCCTTTTTCCTTTAATCCAAAATTCTAAAAGTCTTTTCATCACACCTTGACATACACAATGCATGTAATCTAAGGCTACACACTTTATTATATCGATTGGAAGATCTATTAATGGACTAAATCCATATTTATGGTATTCAGAGTTTGATTTTAATCTAAATGAATTATTTGTTCTCAGTGGAGCAGTAAAATCTAAGAAGCAAACTTTATTATCGATATAGTCCCCTTCAACTTCACAAGAAGTAAAAGCGAAATAGCCATTatgattttttacatttaataaaaaagccTTGGCTGGTGCATCGGCTACAATATGACCTACTTCGAAATGTATTAGCttgtcattaattttaatacctgatgttaaaatactatttagctCATTAATAAATGGCTGTAAGTACTCGTTTACATTACTGGGTTTGCCTTTAAAGCTGTGATAAATACCAAcaggaaatattttgtttgaaaagaTTGGTACATTGATGAATGATAGAAGAATAGGCCAAAACTGAGTCTTAGAGCTTTTAGCTAAAGGTAACCCATCAATACTAAAACCCAattttattgtagtattattaGGAATACTATCTATTTCTTTAACTAAATGaggttgtacaatattataaatacctaaatcgAGATAAGATCCATTTTCAATTTCTAGAATAGGCCTAATAACCTTATTTTCATGCAGGATTGTTCGAATATCTTTAGGAACTTGTAGACCTGAACTTCTCAGGATTTCTAACATTTTATTAGCACACGCGTGAGATACATTGACTGCACTGCCCATTTTCGAAGTTGTTGTACAAGATCTTTATTTTTGTCTCTGATTGAACTAGTTGCAcacagtatatttttaacaggcTGGATGTCTTCAGGAAAATCCTAAAAAATTACAGTtagtacattttatgattttaaaaaattattaggcaggtaaatatagatttaaatttgtctaatgcttacattgaaattataaaattgattagtCTGCAAATTGTTAGTTAAAACATTCATAGAAGGACATGACTCAATACAATTGATTGAGTTAATTTCTTCATTGGAAGATGCTTTTGAAAGTATGAAAAGATTTGTTAgctaaaaacatataattatatgtataatacataaaacaaacttttattttaaaacatacttgTGATGAAGATTGGATATCAGGATTTATGGGTATTGCTGGATTATTATTAAGaagtaattgtaatttatttttaatacgccTCTGAAATTGACGTTTAGATACACTTCCAATATCTTTAATGCGTTTATGAACTCTTAACAGCGCTAAAacaagtatatacaatatacaattttttttaattccttatttaAAAGTTCTCATATTTGttacttaattattacatatatatacattatacatttatcacaTATGTAATTGATATGTATTCACTAAATGTATTAagctaatttttaaaagtaggaATACTATCAAATTTACTTTGTCCTGTCATATCGAGTTTTAGCAGTTCTAAACCAACTTTGCACTTCTACTTCAAACATAGAATCAGAATAttgatacttatttttaattatacctaataaaaaaagtttaaaattacatttataagaacatcttaatacatacaatttattattatgatattatacccttcattaaatcaataatcagtaaatctttgattttgaattttgttacaTCTTTTTCAAAAGCCCTTCCAGTCCAAGAACAGTCAATAGCGAATTTGTTGGTAAATGATTTGGATAAAACACGCCGAAGATGTGTCTTACCATCGTTACCACCAATTGAACAAAACATGTTTTTCTGTCAGCAGAATTTGTTTAGAgcaatctaaataaattaaaattttaaaaataaaatatatttatacttgatTCCATTAACATACCAATTTCTCTTTGATGTTACAATCAGTCTGTAATACTTTTTCACACTCAATAACACTTTCTTTAGATGACAGTGGAAACTgtgatataaacaatatatccTCAGTATCATTTGAAAAACCTAATGTGGGTACCATTTGACTGGTGAACCTTTTAACATCATCTTTTAAACTATCAATCTTATTGCAAAGTCTTTCATTCAACATTCGATTAGCTATCAATTCTTCataaatttgtttgaataatatgtgAACTCcttcaaacacaaaaatatgtaaattactaaatatttttttcaatcctaattactttaaaagtttaatgtaCAGATAGTGAATAGGACCAATATAAGTcaccaatttcaaaatataggtatattatgtatatcaatat from the Acyrthosiphon pisum isolate AL4f chromosome X, pea_aphid_22Mar2018_4r6ur, whole genome shotgun sequence genome contains:
- the LOC115033286 gene encoding uncharacterized protein LOC115033286; its protein translation is MTGQTLLRVHKRIKDIGSVSKRQFQRRIKNKLQLLLNNNPAIPINPDIQSSSQLTNLFILSKASSNEEINSINCIESCPSMNVLTNNLQTNQFYNFNDFPEDIQPVKNILCATSSIRDKNKDLVQQLRKWAVQSMYLTRVLIKC